In one Corynebacterium bovis DSM 20582 = CIP 54.80 genomic region, the following are encoded:
- the trpS gene encoding tryptophan--tRNA ligase codes for MSEQEQTSGQDNGGAESGEARGAARDGGTTQRVVSGLQPTSDSYHLGNYLGAVKQFIDLQDTYDTFYFIPDMHAITVPGYDPAQLRERTLAGVAQLLALGIDPDRSTLFVQSHVPEHAQLSWVLQCITGDGEARRMTQFKDKSAKQGADNTTSGLYAYPMLMAADILLYRPHLVPVGEDQRQHLELTRNLAERFNSRYRRTFVVPEGFIPEGAAKIYDLQDPTSKMSKSGSNPKGIINLLDDPRTSAKKIRSAVTDNDGEIRFDRDAKPGVSNLLAIQAALTGRTIDEVVDGYAASGAGYGALKSDTAEALEAFTTPLRARFDDYMSDRGQLERVLADGAERARGIAARTVADVYRAVGFLAPGA; via the coding sequence ATGAGCGAGCAGGAGCAGACGAGCGGTCAGGACAACGGCGGAGCGGAGTCGGGGGAGGCCCGGGGCGCCGCGCGTGACGGGGGGACGACGCAGCGCGTCGTCTCCGGCCTCCAGCCGACGAGCGACTCCTACCACCTGGGCAACTACCTCGGCGCGGTGAAGCAGTTCATCGACCTCCAGGACACCTACGACACCTTCTACTTCATCCCGGACATGCACGCGATCACCGTGCCCGGCTACGACCCCGCCCAGCTGCGGGAACGCACCCTCGCCGGGGTGGCGCAGCTGCTCGCCCTCGGCATCGACCCGGACCGGTCCACGCTCTTCGTCCAGTCCCACGTGCCCGAGCACGCCCAGCTGTCCTGGGTGCTCCAGTGCATCACCGGCGACGGCGAGGCCCGCCGGATGACCCAGTTCAAGGACAAGTCCGCGAAGCAGGGGGCGGACAACACGACCTCCGGCCTCTACGCCTACCCGATGCTCATGGCCGCGGACATCCTGCTCTACCGGCCGCACCTCGTGCCCGTCGGCGAGGACCAGCGCCAGCACCTGGAGCTCACCCGGAACCTCGCCGAGCGGTTCAACAGCCGCTACCGCCGGACGTTCGTCGTCCCCGAGGGCTTCATCCCCGAGGGTGCGGCGAAGATCTACGACCTCCAGGACCCGACGTCGAAGATGTCGAAGTCCGGCTCCAACCCCAAGGGCATCATCAACCTGCTCGACGACCCGCGCACGTCCGCGAAGAAGATCCGCTCCGCCGTGACGGACAACGACGGCGAGATCCGCTTCGACCGGGACGCCAAGCCGGGGGTGTCCAACCTGCTCGCCATCCAGGCGGCGCTCACCGGGCGCACGATCGACGAGGTCGTCGACGGCTACGCCGCCTCGGGGGCCGGGTACGGGGCGCTGAAGTCGGACACCGCCGAGGCGCTCGAGGCGTTCACCACGCCGCTGCGGGCCAGGTTCGACGACTACATGTCCGACCGCGGGCAGCTCGAGCGCGTGCTCGCCGACGGGGCCGAGCGGGCGCGGGGGATCGCCGCGCGGACCGTCGCGGACGTGTACCGGGCCGTCGGGTTCCTCGCGCCCGGGGCGTAG
- the yhjD gene encoding inner membrane protein YhjD codes for MATTTEPDRTRLDDHGIERAHGDDPGAVARYRERWPWFDHLMRMNERYGDQGGNQYAAGITYFSVMTLFPLLMVAFAVAAMVLAGNQQLLDKILDTVRDSGDGQLGEVLSDIINQAIDQRTGVFSIGLLLALWTGLGWMGNLRMGVSAVWKVPGKPANFLTGKLRDFIGLVGLLVALIIAFAITAFGGSGFTGDLLDHMGLGDVPGIRFLTWLIALVVALLANWVVFFWMLLYLPRTHVPRRSAAKAAVIGAVAFEVFKQFATVFFSNATSNPAGATFGPIIGVMVLLYFVWRIVLYCSAWAATTPESLEQLTPEAPPAAVIRVRQEVRTGASDVGRAGLIGAGAALGVVLGGVVGTVFRRK; via the coding sequence ATGGCCACGACGACGGAGCCCGACCGGACCCGCCTGGACGACCACGGCATCGAACGCGCCCACGGGGACGACCCCGGGGCCGTCGCCCGCTACCGGGAGCGCTGGCCGTGGTTCGACCACCTCATGCGCATGAACGAACGCTACGGCGACCAGGGCGGCAACCAGTACGCCGCCGGGATCACGTACTTCTCCGTCATGACGCTGTTCCCCCTGCTCATGGTCGCCTTCGCCGTCGCGGCGATGGTGCTCGCCGGGAACCAGCAGCTGCTCGACAAGATCCTCGACACCGTGCGGGACTCCGGCGACGGGCAGCTCGGGGAGGTGCTCTCCGACATCATCAACCAGGCGATCGACCAGCGCACCGGCGTCTTCTCCATCGGTCTGCTCCTCGCGCTGTGGACCGGGCTCGGCTGGATGGGCAACCTCCGCATGGGCGTCTCCGCCGTGTGGAAGGTGCCGGGCAAGCCGGCGAACTTCCTCACCGGGAAGCTGCGCGACTTCATCGGGCTCGTCGGGCTGCTCGTGGCGCTCATCATCGCGTTCGCGATCACCGCGTTCGGCGGGTCGGGCTTCACCGGTGACCTGCTCGACCACATGGGGCTCGGCGACGTGCCGGGGATCCGCTTCCTCACGTGGCTCATCGCGCTCGTCGTGGCGCTGCTGGCGAACTGGGTGGTGTTCTTCTGGATGCTGCTCTACCTGCCGCGCACGCACGTGCCCCGCCGGTCCGCGGCGAAGGCGGCGGTCATCGGCGCCGTGGCCTTCGAGGTGTTCAAGCAGTTCGCGACGGTCTTCTTCTCCAACGCGACGAGCAACCCGGCGGGCGCGACGTTCGGCCCGATCATCGGCGTCATGGTGCTGCTCTACTTCGTGTGGCGCATCGTGCTGTACTGCTCCGCGTGGGCGGCGACGACGCCGGAGTCCCTGGAGCAGCTGACGCCCGAGGCCCCGCCGGCGGCGGTCATCCGGGTGCGCCAGGAGGTGCGCACCGGCGCGTCCGACGTCGGGCGGGCCGGGCTCATCGGCGCGGGCGCGGCGCTGGGTGTCGTGCTCGGCGGTGTCGTCGGGACGGTGTTCCGGCGGAAGTAG
- a CDS encoding D-alanyl-D-alanine carboxypeptidase family protein, whose product MPSLHALHRPTATTLVCATVAALACAPAGAVTGPADTLPGSPAAPAGATMQLAQAVPGPDSPDVGLNGVARGDWLPLTVAPGAPLPPDRFLDTHSCPFRQAPPPAFDASETPPPGTTPPPPKPVPDPAPGDGRLNSCDTVAGAGFDVPDRLSTGAWTVYDVDTGEVLAAKDAESLYRPASTIKVLLTMLALKDLRPDQVVPVPEKALTVDGSAVGLGATGRYTARQLLEGLIMRSGNDAALALAEAMGGEERTIRRMQELADSLGAASTRITTVMGLDAPGVQTTAADMSLFYRAAFRDKDFRELVGTRLVDFPGYEDHPGYQLSTDNELLAAYPGTIGGKTGFTDNARHTFSAAAERDGRTLGVMMLNGTVAAGRPWQQAAALLDAGFAADPRASVGSLEKTAANAKAQRDGGASASASAGAAADGSGSGRVPTEPPPRPPPARPTAACRAGPSVAGCGSWGSCWSSRRSGRSCGAAAGAAPADAPADAPLTPRRSPTGSAGSPSTRTCHPLAAPGQKTPRF is encoded by the coding sequence GTGCCGAGCCTCCACGCCCTCCACCGACCCACGGCCACGACTCTCGTCTGCGCGACCGTCGCAGCCCTGGCGTGCGCGCCCGCCGGGGCGGTCACCGGCCCCGCGGACACCCTCCCGGGGTCGCCCGCCGCGCCGGCCGGGGCGACGATGCAGCTCGCCCAGGCGGTGCCGGGCCCGGACTCCCCCGACGTCGGGCTCAACGGGGTGGCGCGCGGCGACTGGCTGCCGCTCACCGTCGCCCCCGGCGCGCCGCTGCCGCCGGACAGGTTCCTCGACACGCACAGCTGCCCCTTCCGCCAGGCCCCGCCGCCGGCGTTCGACGCGTCGGAGACTCCCCCTCCCGGGACGACACCCCCGCCGCCGAAGCCCGTGCCGGACCCCGCGCCCGGCGACGGCCGGCTGAACTCGTGCGACACCGTCGCGGGCGCGGGCTTCGACGTCCCCGACCGGCTGTCCACCGGCGCGTGGACGGTCTACGACGTCGACACCGGCGAGGTCCTCGCCGCGAAGGACGCCGAGAGCCTCTACCGGCCCGCGTCGACGATCAAGGTCCTGCTCACCATGCTCGCCCTGAAGGACCTCCGGCCGGACCAGGTCGTGCCCGTCCCGGAGAAGGCCCTCACCGTCGACGGCTCCGCCGTGGGCCTCGGCGCGACCGGCCGGTACACCGCCCGCCAGCTGCTCGAGGGGCTCATCATGCGGTCGGGGAACGACGCCGCGCTCGCGCTGGCCGAGGCCATGGGCGGGGAGGAGCGCACCATCCGGCGGATGCAGGAGCTCGCCGACTCCCTCGGCGCGGCGTCGACGCGGATCACGACCGTCATGGGGCTCGACGCGCCGGGCGTGCAGACCACCGCCGCGGACATGAGCCTGTTCTACCGCGCGGCGTTCCGCGACAAGGACTTCCGGGAGCTCGTGGGGACGCGGCTCGTCGACTTCCCCGGCTACGAGGACCACCCCGGCTACCAGCTGTCCACCGACAACGAACTCCTCGCCGCGTACCCCGGCACCATCGGCGGCAAGACCGGGTTCACCGACAACGCGCGGCACACGTTCAGCGCCGCCGCGGAGCGCGACGGGCGGACGCTCGGCGTGATGATGCTCAACGGCACCGTCGCGGCGGGGCGGCCGTGGCAGCAGGCGGCGGCGCTGCTCGACGCCGGGTTCGCGGCGGACCCCCGGGCGAGCGTCGGATCGCTGGAGAAGACCGCGGCGAACGCGAAGGCGCAGCGTGACGGCGGGGCGTCGGCGTCCGCGTCGGCCGGGGCCGCGGCCGACGGGTCCGGGTCCGGGAGGGTGCCGACGGAGCCACCACCGCGGCCTCCGCCGGCGCGTCCGACGGCCGCCTGTCGGGCGGGCCCGTCGGTCGCTGGCTGTGGATCGTGGGGATCGTGCTGGTCATCGCGGCGTTCGGGGCGCTCGTGTGGCGCAGCGGCCGGCGCCGCTCCCGCTGACGCACCCGCCGACGCCCCGCTCACCCCGCGGCGGTCCCCCACTGGCAGCGCCGGGTCACCCAGCACCCGCACATGTCACCCACTGGCAGCGCCAGGTCAAAAAACGCCCCGATTTTGA
- a CDS encoding adenosine deaminase, protein MSDHDVIASLPKVVLHDHLDGGLRPATIIDIARETGYDGLPTTDPDELETWFFDAANSGDLPTYLTTFDHTTAVMQTREALVRVTREAVEDLAADGVCYAELRYAPEQHLRNGLTLQEVVEATVEGVKEGERAVAERGGRIHARLLLCAMRHADRAAEIAQLTVDNHGEHTPGEGYVVGFDIAGAEDGFPPENHREAFRILRENLVPFTVHAGEAAGVESIAGALAQGARRIGHGVRIYEDFEATMGGIELGRTASYVRDNQVPLEVCPTSNTQTGVCDTVADHPFNLLYDTGFTLTVNTDNRLVSGCTMTSEMIALQENFDLEYWQLLEFTTNALDVAFCPQPLRLELEQQVIYPAYAAFGEQLGGEGVEVDGVETLSGAGDDAPLGGHGGGFAGVLGLHGHGGPGAGGHGHGDGVDEMSMDRLKAELEELGLSLDDEADEADGADGPDGGTDA, encoded by the coding sequence ATGAGTGATCACGACGTCATCGCCTCCCTGCCCAAGGTCGTCCTCCACGACCACCTCGACGGCGGCCTCCGCCCCGCGACGATCATCGACATCGCCCGCGAGACCGGGTACGACGGGCTGCCCACGACGGACCCGGACGAGCTCGAGACGTGGTTCTTCGACGCCGCGAACTCCGGTGACCTGCCGACGTACCTCACCACCTTCGACCACACCACCGCGGTCATGCAGACCCGCGAGGCCCTCGTCCGCGTCACCCGCGAGGCCGTCGAGGACCTCGCCGCGGACGGCGTGTGCTACGCCGAGCTGCGCTATGCCCCGGAGCAGCACCTCCGCAACGGGCTGACCCTGCAGGAGGTCGTCGAGGCCACCGTCGAGGGCGTGAAGGAGGGGGAGCGGGCCGTCGCTGAACGCGGCGGGCGGATCCACGCGCGGCTGCTGCTGTGCGCCATGCGTCACGCGGACCGGGCGGCGGAGATCGCGCAGCTCACCGTGGACAACCACGGGGAGCACACCCCGGGGGAGGGGTACGTCGTCGGCTTCGACATCGCCGGGGCGGAGGACGGCTTCCCCCCGGAGAACCACCGCGAGGCCTTCCGCATCCTCCGCGAGAACCTCGTGCCCTTCACGGTCCACGCCGGTGAGGCGGCGGGCGTGGAGTCCATCGCGGGGGCGCTCGCCCAGGGCGCGCGGCGCATCGGCCACGGCGTGCGGATCTACGAGGACTTCGAGGCGACGATGGGCGGCATCGAGCTGGGCCGCACGGCGTCGTACGTCCGGGACAACCAGGTGCCGCTGGAGGTGTGCCCGACGTCGAACACCCAGACCGGGGTGTGTGACACGGTCGCCGACCACCCGTTCAACCTGCTCTACGACACGGGGTTCACGCTCACCGTCAACACGGACAACCGGCTGGTCTCCGGGTGCACGATGACGTCCGAGATGATCGCGCTGCAGGAGAACTTCGACCTGGAGTACTGGCAGCTGCTGGAGTTCACGACGAACGCCCTCGACGTCGCCTTCTGCCCGCAGCCGCTGCGCCTGGAGCTGGAGCAGCAGGTCATCTACCCGGCGTACGCGGCGTTCGGGGAGCAGCTCGGCGGCGAGGGTGTCGAGGTCGACGGCGTGGAGACCCTCTCCGGGGCGGGGGACGACGCCCCCCTCGGCGGTCACGGGGGAGGGTTCGCCGGGGTGCTCGGCCTGCACGGTCACGGCGGCCCGGGGGCCGGCGGGCACGGTCACGGTGACGGGGTCGACGAGATGTCGATGGACCGGCTCAAGGCCGAGCTGGAGGAGCTGGGGCTCAGTCTCGACGACGAGGCCGACGAGGCCGACGGGGCCGACGGGCCCGACGGCGGAACGGACGCCTGA
- a CDS encoding substrate-binding domain-containing protein, which translates to MLALGGVVTLGACSATGGAPRSTPGGEGGGTVDTPRMTVAMVSHGAPGDTFWDLVRKGAEDAARKDNVELRYSSDPQAPNQANLVQNAVDSRVDGIAVTMPTPDAIGPAVQRAVDAGVTVVGLNAGMDQYRRYGMSGCFGQEEGVAGEQAGRRLAADGATKALCVIHEQGNSSQEARCAGLRKGLAAGAGERATGGNGNGGGASGGSRAGGTVETLYVNGQDLTAVQSTVQAKPAQDRGIDWVVGLVAPVALTAVSAARDAGSSAKIATFDTNAELVAAIRKGDVQWAVDQQPYLQGYLAVDALWLARRNGSTVGGGRPVYTGPSFVDADTVDTIADAAKEGLR; encoded by the coding sequence GTGCTGGCGTTGGGCGGCGTCGTCACCCTCGGAGCGTGCTCCGCGACCGGCGGAGCCCCCCGGTCGACCCCCGGCGGCGAGGGCGGCGGGACGGTCGACACCCCCCGCATGACCGTGGCGATGGTGAGCCACGGCGCCCCCGGCGACACGTTCTGGGACCTCGTGCGCAAGGGCGCGGAGGACGCCGCGCGGAAGGACAACGTCGAGCTGCGGTACAGCTCCGACCCGCAGGCCCCGAACCAGGCGAACCTCGTGCAGAACGCCGTGGACTCGCGGGTCGACGGCATCGCCGTGACCATGCCCACGCCCGACGCGATCGGCCCCGCGGTGCAGCGCGCCGTCGACGCGGGGGTGACCGTCGTGGGCCTCAACGCGGGCATGGACCAGTACCGGCGCTACGGGATGAGCGGCTGCTTCGGCCAGGAGGAGGGGGTCGCCGGTGAGCAGGCCGGTCGACGCCTCGCCGCCGACGGGGCGACGAAGGCCCTGTGCGTCATCCACGAACAGGGCAACTCCAGCCAGGAGGCGCGGTGCGCGGGCCTGCGCAAAGGCCTCGCCGCCGGGGCCGGGGAGCGCGCGACCGGCGGGAACGGGAACGGGGGCGGCGCCTCCGGGGGCAGCAGGGCCGGCGGCACCGTGGAGACCCTCTACGTCAACGGCCAGGACCTCACCGCGGTCCAGTCCACGGTCCAGGCGAAGCCCGCCCAGGACCGGGGCATCGACTGGGTCGTGGGGCTCGTCGCGCCGGTCGCCCTCACCGCCGTCAGCGCGGCACGGGACGCGGGCTCGTCGGCGAAGATCGCGACGTTCGACACGAACGCCGAGCTCGTCGCCGCGATCCGCAAGGGTGACGTGCAGTGGGCCGTCGACCAGCAGCCGTACCTCCAGGGGTACCTGGCGGTCGACGCGCTGTGGCTCGCCCGGCGCAACGGCTCCACCGTCGGCGGCGGGCGGCCCGTGTACACCGGGCCGTCGTTCGTCGACGCCGACACGGTGGACACCATCGCCGACGCCGCGAAGGAGGGGCTGCGGTGA